The following are encoded together in the Pseudomonas sp. IB20 genome:
- a CDS encoding sigma-54-dependent transcriptional regulator: MTHNVLVVDDEPKLCDLLSSALSQNGIQVFTASNGLHALKVLEQEDIDLVISDWRMPGMDGPALLAEIKVRFPELPVIVMTAYSTVKNAVQSMRNGAYDYIAKPFDIDELDITVAKALQFRDIMRDNARLRAELDHHAQFDSLVGDSPAFRQVLHAIDSVRDSNATILLTGESGTGKEMVARAIHKHGSRADKPFVAVNCAAIPDGLLESEMFGHRKGAFTGAVADRVGRFMQADKGTLFLDEVGDMPLALQAKILRALQERVIEPVGDPRERKVDVRVIAATNKNLLDAVANKEFREDLYYRLNVFPIPLPALRERAEDIVPLARHFAQTLSATAGKRVTGFSPEALQAMAAYSWPGNIRELQNCVERATIVAASPVIEDIDLPAYLFASRPAGDGVTALLGDNPSVPADLDAALAEVEKTYILAALNESNGVQAAAAAKIGISERSFWYRLKKLGIQVDKIVR, encoded by the coding sequence ATGACGCATAACGTATTGGTAGTCGACGACGAGCCCAAGCTCTGCGACTTGCTGTCCTCGGCCTTGAGCCAGAACGGCATTCAGGTATTCACCGCGAGCAACGGCCTGCACGCACTCAAGGTGCTGGAGCAGGAAGACATCGACCTGGTGATCAGTGACTGGCGCATGCCGGGCATGGACGGGCCGGCGCTGCTGGCTGAGATCAAGGTGCGTTTCCCAGAACTGCCGGTGATCGTGATGACCGCCTATAGCACGGTAAAGAACGCTGTGCAGTCCATGCGCAACGGCGCCTATGACTACATCGCCAAGCCGTTCGACATCGACGAGCTGGACATCACCGTGGCCAAGGCCTTGCAGTTTCGCGACATCATGCGCGACAACGCGCGGCTGCGTGCCGAGCTTGACCACCATGCGCAGTTCGACAGCCTGGTGGGCGACAGCCCGGCGTTTCGCCAGGTGCTGCACGCAATCGACTCGGTGCGTGACAGCAACGCGACCATCCTGCTGACTGGCGAAAGCGGCACCGGCAAGGAAATGGTCGCCCGCGCTATCCACAAGCACGGCAGCCGCGCCGACAAGCCGTTCGTGGCGGTTAATTGCGCGGCCATCCCCGACGGTTTACTGGAAAGCGAGATGTTCGGCCATCGCAAAGGCGCGTTCACCGGCGCCGTGGCGGACCGGGTCGGGCGCTTTATGCAGGCCGACAAGGGCACGCTGTTCCTTGATGAAGTGGGGGATATGCCCCTGGCCTTGCAGGCCAAGATTCTGCGCGCCTTGCAGGAGCGGGTGATCGAACCGGTGGGCGACCCACGCGAGCGTAAGGTGGATGTGCGAGTGATCGCCGCCACCAATAAAAACCTGCTGGACGCGGTGGCCAATAAAGAATTTCGCGAAGACCTGTATTACCGCCTCAACGTGTTCCCGATCCCGCTGCCGGCCCTGCGCGAACGCGCCGAGGACATCGTGCCGCTGGCCCGACACTTTGCCCAGACCCTGAGCGCCACCGCCGGCAAACGCGTCACTGGCTTCAGCCCTGAGGCGTTGCAGGCCATGGCGGCCTACAGCTGGCCGGGGAACATTCGTGAACTGCAGAACTGTGTGGAGCGCGCGACCATTGTGGCGGCATCGCCTGTGATCGAAGACATTGACCTGCCGGCGTATCTGTTTGCGTCCAGGCCTGCTGGAGATGGCGTTACGGCGCTGCTGGGTGACAACCCGAGCGTGCCTGCGGACCTGGACGCGGCGCTGGCAGAAGTCGAGAAAACCTACATTCTGGCGGCGTTGAATGAGAGCAACGGCGTGCAGGCGGCGGCTGCGGCGAAGATCGGGATTTCCGAGAGGAGCTTTTGGTATCGGTTGAAGAAGTTGGGGATTCAGGTCGACAAGATCGTGCGCTGA
- a CDS encoding GlpM family protein yields MDLLLKAAIGAAVVLILAALAKTKNYYIAGLVPLFPTFALIAHYIVGKGRSVEDLKTTIVFGMWSIIPYFVYLATLYVMVDRMRLEASLAVAAVAWLMAATVLVSVWVRFHT; encoded by the coding sequence ATGGATCTACTCCTGAAGGCCGCCATTGGCGCGGCAGTGGTGTTGATCTTGGCGGCGTTGGCCAAGACCAAAAACTATTACATCGCAGGGTTAGTACCGTTGTTTCCGACCTTTGCGTTGATTGCGCATTACATCGTCGGTAAGGGCCGTTCGGTGGAGGATTTGAAGACCACCATCGTGTTTGGGATGTGGTCGATCATTCCGTATTTTGTGTATTTGGCGACGTTGTATGTGATGGTCGACCGGATGCGCTTGGAAGCCTCACTCGCCGTGGCGGCGGTGGCGTGGTTGATGGCGGCGACGGTGTTGGTGAGTGTGTGGGTGCGCTTCCATACCTGA
- a CDS encoding two-component response regulator AauR, protein MNTDTTAAKDDLTVLIVEDDPHVLLGCQQALALEDIPSVGVGSAEEALKRIGENFAGIVISDIRLPGIDGLELLTRLKALDKSLPVVLITGHGDISMAVGAMRNGAYDFMEKPFSPERLVDVARRALEQRGLAREVWSLRRQLAERDSLEGRIIGRSPAMQNLRELIANVADTSANVLIEGETGTGKELVARCLHDFSRRHSHQFVALNCGGLPENLFESEIFGHEANAFTGAGKRRIGKIEHAHEGTLFLDEVESMPINLQIKLLRVLQERTLERLGSNQSVAVDCRVIAATKSDLDELSRASQFRSDLYYRLNVVTLELPPLRERREDILQLFEHFLQQSSLRFDRTAPELDNQTVSTLMSHDWPGNVRELRNVAERFALGLPAFKKTGNGTVNHGLAFTEAVEAFERNLLVDALQRSGGNLTQASQELGMAKTTLFDKVKKYGLSH, encoded by the coding sequence ATGAATACAGACACGACAGCCGCAAAAGACGACCTCACCGTTCTAATCGTCGAAGACGACCCCCATGTGCTGCTCGGCTGCCAACAGGCGCTGGCGCTGGAAGACATTCCCAGCGTGGGCGTGGGCAGTGCCGAAGAAGCGCTCAAGCGCATCGGCGAGAACTTCGCCGGCATCGTCATCAGCGATATTCGCCTGCCGGGCATCGATGGCCTGGAACTGCTGACACGCCTCAAGGCCTTGGATAAAAGCCTGCCGGTGGTGCTGATCACCGGGCATGGCGATATCTCGATGGCCGTCGGCGCCATGCGTAACGGTGCCTACGATTTCATGGAGAAACCCTTCTCCCCCGAGCGCCTGGTCGACGTGGCGCGCCGCGCCCTGGAGCAACGCGGGTTGGCGAGAGAAGTGTGGTCTTTACGCCGCCAATTGGCCGAACGCGATTCCTTGGAAGGCCGCATCATCGGCCGCTCGCCGGCCATGCAGAACCTGCGCGAACTGATCGCCAACGTCGCCGACACATCGGCCAACGTGCTGATCGAAGGCGAAACCGGCACCGGCAAGGAATTGGTTGCGCGCTGCCTGCATGACTTCAGCCGGCGCCATTCCCACCAGTTCGTCGCCTTGAACTGCGGCGGCCTGCCGGAGAACCTATTCGAAAGCGAGATATTCGGCCACGAAGCCAACGCCTTTACCGGCGCCGGCAAGCGGCGCATCGGCAAAATAGAGCATGCCCACGAGGGCACGCTGTTTCTCGATGAAGTGGAAAGCATGCCGATCAACCTGCAGATCAAATTGCTGCGGGTGTTGCAGGAGCGCACCCTCGAACGCCTGGGCTCGAACCAGAGCGTGGCGGTGGATTGCCGGGTGATCGCCGCCACCAAATCCGACCTCGACGAGCTGAGCCGCGCCAGCCAATTTCGCAGCGACCTTTACTACCGCCTCAACGTGGTAACCCTGGAACTGCCGCCCCTGCGCGAGCGCCGCGAAGACATCCTGCAATTATTCGAACACTTCCTGCAGCAGTCCTCTTTGCGTTTCGACCGCACCGCACCGGAGCTGGACAACCAGACCGTTTCAACGCTGATGAGCCATGACTGGCCAGGCAACGTGCGTGAACTGCGCAACGTGGCCGAGCGCTTCGCCTTGGGCTTGCCGGCCTTCAAGAAAACCGGCAACGGCACCGTCAACCATGGCCTGGCCTTTACTGAAGCCGTGGAAGCCTTCGAGCGCAACCTGCTGGTGGATGCCCTGCAACGCAGCGGTGGCAACCTGACCCAGGCCAGCCAGGAACTGGGCATGGCCAAGACCACCCTGTTCGACAAGGTCAAAAAATATGGGTTGAGTCACTGA
- a CDS encoding two-component sensor histidine kinase AauS, with the protein MKCDPNQFRAAPPSLAVKPRLIRQLFLPPLIIALMIGLGYIGFWVSEYYGIRTLSDNGERQLELHARTVESELSKYTYLPSLLELESSVSTLLADPSQETRKTVNGYLEGLNRRSRSRAIYVMDTTGRVLATSNWRDADSYQGEDLSFRAYFQNAVRGQPGRFYGIGSTNGEPGYYLAHGLEEHGKIIGVAVVKVRLEALEERWQRARLEAFVSDENGIIILSSDPARRLKAVRPLSDDTKERLAHSLQYYWATLNELEPLARERLNEGTEKLTFLANSEVVNDEHEVSYLAQTRPLYDTPWNFTLLTPLNDLRRAAINQGILVAVAFGLVAFLLIAWNERRKVIATRLAAREALQEANSQLERRIAERTSDLRASNERLKGQIRERRQAEETLRRAQDELVQAGKLAAIGQMSTSIAHELNQPLAALRTLSGNTVRFLERGALDTASANLKTINELIDRMGRITASLRSFARRGDDQGEANLGKAVDATFQVLSARLDSLPLTVHRDFANAHLQIDQTRLEQILVNLIGNALDAMQAQPAPELWLDGHVFEGKYRLRVRDNGHGIDPETRKHLFEPFFTTKPGEQGLGLGLTLSASLAAATGGNLAVEHPASGGTAFVLCLPLVGAQKS; encoded by the coding sequence ATGAAATGCGACCCCAACCAATTTCGCGCCGCACCGCCATCACTTGCCGTGAAACCTCGTCTGATTCGCCAACTGTTCCTGCCGCCGTTGATCATCGCCCTGATGATCGGCTTGGGTTATATCGGCTTCTGGGTCAGTGAGTACTATGGCATCCGCACCCTCAGCGACAACGGCGAACGCCAGTTGGAGCTGCACGCGCGCACCGTCGAAAGCGAACTGAGCAAATACACCTACCTGCCCAGCCTCCTGGAATTGGAGTCCAGCGTCTCCACGCTGCTGGCCGACCCGAGCCAGGAAACCCGCAAAACCGTCAACGGTTACCTCGAAGGCCTGAACCGACGCAGTCGCAGCCGGGCTATCTATGTGATGGACACCACCGGCCGGGTGCTGGCCACCAGTAACTGGCGCGATGCCGACAGTTACCAGGGTGAAGACCTGTCCTTCCGCGCCTATTTCCAAAATGCCGTACGCGGCCAGCCGGGGCGCTTCTATGGCATTGGCAGCACCAACGGCGAACCCGGCTACTACCTGGCCCACGGCCTGGAAGAACACGGCAAGATCATCGGCGTTGCCGTGGTCAAGGTGCGCCTCGAAGCCCTTGAGGAACGCTGGCAGCGTGCGCGCCTCGAAGCCTTTGTGAGCGACGAGAACGGCATCATCATCCTCTCCAGCGACCCGGCGCGCCGGCTCAAGGCCGTACGCCCACTGAGCGATGACACCAAGGAACGCCTGGCCCACAGCCTGCAATATTACTGGGCGACGCTGAACGAGCTGGAGCCCCTGGCCCGTGAACGTCTGAATGAAGGCACCGAGAAGCTGACCTTCCTGGCCAACAGTGAAGTGGTCAACGATGAGCACGAGGTCAGCTACCTCGCACAAACCCGCCCGCTCTACGACACACCGTGGAATTTCACCCTGCTGACCCCGCTCAATGACCTGCGCCGAGCGGCGATCAACCAGGGCATTCTGGTGGCCGTCGCATTTGGCCTGGTCGCGTTTTTGCTGATCGCTTGGAACGAGCGGCGCAAGGTCATCGCCACCCGCCTCGCCGCACGGGAAGCCTTGCAGGAAGCCAACAGCCAGCTGGAACGCAGAATTGCCGAACGCACCAGCGACCTGCGCGCCAGCAACGAACGACTCAAGGGCCAGATCCGTGAACGGCGCCAGGCCGAAGAAACCCTGCGCCGCGCCCAGGATGAGCTGGTGCAGGCCGGTAAGCTGGCAGCCATCGGCCAGATGTCGACCAGCATCGCCCATGAATTGAACCAGCCACTGGCGGCGCTGCGCACGCTGTCGGGCAACACCGTACGTTTCCTCGAACGTGGCGCCCTCGACACCGCCAGCGCTAACCTCAAGACCATCAACGAACTGATCGACCGCATGGGCCGCATCACCGCCAGCCTGCGCTCCTTTGCCCGGCGCGGCGATGACCAGGGCGAAGCCAACCTCGGTAAAGCCGTGGACGCGACGTTCCAGGTGCTCAGTGCCCGCCTCGACAGCCTGCCGCTGACCGTGCACCGCGACTTCGCCAACGCCCACTTGCAGATCGACCAGACGCGCCTGGAACAGATCCTGGTCAACCTGATCGGCAATGCGCTAGACGCGATGCAGGCCCAACCTGCGCCCGAACTGTGGTTGGATGGCCACGTGTTTGAGGGCAAATACCGCCTGCGCGTGCGTGACAACGGCCATGGTATCGACCCCGAAACGCGCAAACATTTATTCGAACCGTTCTTCACCACCAAACCCGGCGAACAAGGCCTGGGGCTGGGCCTGACCCTTTCCGCCAGCCTCGCGGCGGCCACCGGCGGCAACCTTGCCGTGGAACACCCAGCCAGTGGTGGTACTGCCTTTGTCTTGTGCCTGCCGTTGGTGGGCGCTCAAAAAAGCTGA
- a CDS encoding amino acid ABC transporter ATP-binding protein, translating to MISIKNINKWYGDFQVLTDCSTEVKKGEVIVVCGPSGSGKSTLIKCVNALEPFQKGDVVVDGTSIADPKTNLPKLRSRVGMVFQHFELFPHLTITENLTIAQIKVLGRSKEEATKKGLQLLERVGLSAHAHKHPGQLSGGQQQRVAIARALAMDPIVMLFDEPTSALDPEMVNEVLDVMVQLAQEGMTMMCVTHEMGFARKVADRVIFMDAGKIIEDCPKEEFFGDISARSERAQHFLEKILQH from the coding sequence ATGATCTCTATCAAGAATATCAACAAGTGGTATGGCGACTTCCAGGTGCTGACCGATTGCAGCACCGAGGTTAAAAAAGGCGAAGTGATCGTGGTGTGCGGGCCGTCTGGCTCGGGTAAATCCACCTTGATCAAGTGCGTCAACGCGCTGGAACCGTTCCAGAAAGGCGACGTGGTGGTGGATGGCACGTCCATCGCCGACCCGAAGACCAACCTGCCGAAACTGCGCTCGCGCGTGGGCATGGTGTTCCAGCACTTCGAACTGTTTCCGCACCTGACTATCACCGAAAACCTGACCATCGCGCAGATCAAGGTGCTCGGCCGCAGCAAGGAAGAAGCCACCAAGAAAGGCCTGCAACTGCTTGAGCGCGTGGGCCTGTCGGCGCATGCCCACAAGCACCCGGGCCAGCTGTCCGGCGGCCAGCAACAACGGGTGGCGATTGCCCGCGCCCTGGCCATGGACCCGATCGTCATGCTGTTCGACGAACCGACCTCGGCGCTCGACCCGGAAATGGTCAACGAAGTGCTCGACGTGATGGTGCAACTGGCCCAGGAAGGCATGACCATGATGTGCGTGACCCACGAAATGGGCTTCGCCCGCAAAGTGGCCGACCGCGTGATCTTCATGGACGCCGGCAAGATCATCGAAGACTGCCCGAAAGAGGAGTTCTTCGGCGACATCAGCGCCCGCTCCGAACGCGCGCAGCACTTCCTTGAGAAAATCCTGCAGCACTAA
- a CDS encoding amino acid ABC transporter permease has product MELDFSGIIPAIPGLWNGMVMTLQLMVMGVVGGIALGTILALMRLSSSKLMSRLAGAYVNYFRSIPLLLVITWFYLAVPFVLRWITGEDTPIGAFASCVVAFMMFEAAYFCEIVRAGVQSIPKGQMAAAQAMGMTYSQTMRLIILPQAFRKMTPLLLQQSIILFQDTSLVYTVGLVDFLNSARSNGDIIGRSNEFLIFAGVVYFIISFSASLLVKRMQKRFAV; this is encoded by the coding sequence ATGGAACTCGATTTCAGCGGTATCATCCCCGCCATTCCCGGCCTGTGGAACGGCATGGTCATGACCTTGCAGTTAATGGTCATGGGCGTGGTCGGCGGCATCGCGCTGGGTACGATCCTCGCGCTGATGCGCCTGTCGTCCAGCAAACTCATGTCGCGCCTGGCCGGCGCTTATGTGAACTACTTCCGTTCGATCCCGCTGCTGCTGGTGATCACCTGGTTCTACCTGGCGGTGCCGTTCGTGCTGCGCTGGATCACCGGCGAAGACACTCCGATCGGTGCGTTCGCATCCTGCGTCGTGGCCTTCATGATGTTCGAAGCCGCGTACTTCTGTGAGATCGTGCGGGCCGGCGTGCAGTCGATCCCCAAAGGCCAGATGGCCGCCGCACAAGCGATGGGCATGACCTATAGCCAGACCATGCGTCTGATCATCCTGCCCCAGGCGTTCCGCAAGATGACCCCGTTGCTGCTGCAACAGTCGATCATCCTGTTCCAGGACACCTCGCTGGTTTACACCGTGGGCCTCGTGGACTTCCTCAACTCCGCCCGCTCCAACGGCGACATCATTGGCCGCTCCAATGAGTTCCTGATCTTCGCCGGTGTCGTCTACTTCATCATCAGCTTTTCCGCCTCGCTGCTGGTCAAGCGTATGCAAAAAAGGTTTGCCGTATGA
- a CDS encoding amino acid ABC transporter permease: MNYNWDWGVFFKSTGVGSETYLDWYIAGLGWTIAIAVVAWIIALLLGSILGVMRTVPNRIVSGIATCYVELFRNVPLLVQLFIWYFLIPDLLPQNLQDWYKQDLNPTTSAYLSVVVCLGLFTAARVCEQVRTGIQALPRGQESAARAMGFKLPQIYWNVLLPQAYRIIIPPLTSEFLNVFKNSSVASLIGLMELLAQTKQTAEFSANLFEAFTLATLIYFTLNMSLMLLMRVVEKKVAVPGLISVGGK; the protein is encoded by the coding sequence ATGAATTACAACTGGGACTGGGGCGTGTTCTTCAAGTCCACTGGCGTGGGCAGCGAGACTTATCTCGACTGGTACATCGCCGGTTTGGGCTGGACCATTGCCATCGCTGTCGTGGCATGGATTATCGCCTTGTTGCTGGGGTCCATTCTGGGCGTCATGCGCACCGTGCCAAACCGCATCGTATCGGGCATCGCGACCTGCTATGTGGAACTGTTTCGTAACGTGCCGCTGCTGGTTCAGCTGTTTATCTGGTACTTCCTGATACCCGATCTGCTGCCGCAAAACCTGCAGGACTGGTACAAACAAGACCTCAACCCCACCACTTCGGCCTACCTGAGCGTTGTCGTGTGCCTGGGCCTGTTCACCGCCGCCCGTGTGTGCGAACAAGTGCGTACCGGTATCCAGGCGCTGCCACGTGGCCAGGAATCGGCGGCGCGCGCCATGGGTTTCAAGCTGCCGCAGATCTACTGGAATGTGCTGCTGCCCCAGGCCTACCGCATCATTATTCCGCCGCTTACCTCGGAATTCCTCAACGTGTTCAAGAACTCCTCCGTGGCGTCCTTGATCGGCTTGATGGAGTTGCTGGCGCAAACCAAACAGACCGCCGAGTTCTCGGCCAACCTGTTTGAAGCCTTCACCCTGGCCACACTGATCTATTTCACCCTGAACATGAGCCTGATGTTGCTGATGCGCGTGGTCGAGAAGAAAGTTGCCGTGCCCGGCCTGATCTCTGTGGGGGGTAAATAA
- a CDS encoding glutamate/aspartate ABC transporter substrate-binding protein, which yields MRIVPHILGAAIAAALISTPVFAAELTGTLKKINDSGTITLAHRDSSIPFSYIADASGKPVGYSHDVQLAVIEALKKDLNKPDLKTKYNLVTSQTRIPLIQNGTADLECGSTTNNAERAQQVDFTVNIFEIGTRLLVKKDKDGKPSYADFADLKGKNVVTTAGTTSERIIKAMNADKQMGMNVISAKDHGESFQMLESGRAVAFMMDDALLAGEEAKAKKPDDWVITGTPQSFEAYACMVRKGDPDFKKAVDDAIVALYKSGEINKIYSKWFESPIPPKGLNLNFPMSEKVKELIANPSDKPAPDVKI from the coding sequence ATGCGCATCGTTCCCCATATCTTGGGCGCAGCTATCGCTGCTGCTCTGATCAGCACTCCAGTTTTCGCCGCCGAACTCACCGGCACACTGAAGAAAATCAACGACTCCGGCACCATCACTCTCGCTCACCGCGACAGCTCCATTCCGTTTTCCTACATCGCGGATGCCTCGGGCAAACCCGTGGGCTACTCCCACGACGTTCAGTTGGCTGTCATTGAAGCCCTGAAAAAAGACCTGAACAAACCCGACCTGAAGACCAAGTACAACCTGGTCACCTCGCAAACCCGTATCCCGCTGATCCAGAACGGCACCGCGGACCTCGAGTGCGGCTCCACCACCAACAACGCCGAACGCGCCCAGCAAGTTGATTTCACCGTCAACATCTTCGAAATCGGCACCCGTCTGCTGGTCAAGAAAGACAAGGATGGCAAGCCGTCCTACGCTGACTTCGCCGACCTGAAAGGCAAAAACGTCGTGACCACCGCCGGCACCACGTCCGAGCGCATCATCAAAGCGATGAACGCCGACAAGCAGATGGGCATGAACGTCATCTCCGCCAAAGACCACGGCGAATCCTTCCAGATGCTGGAAAGCGGCCGCGCCGTCGCCTTCATGATGGACGACGCCCTGCTGGCCGGTGAAGAAGCCAAGGCCAAGAAGCCGGACGACTGGGTCATCACCGGTACTCCACAGTCCTTCGAAGCCTACGCGTGCATGGTTCGCAAAGGCGACCCAGACTTCAAGAAAGCCGTGGATGACGCCATCGTCGCCCTGTACAAGTCCGGCGAGATCAACAAGATCTACAGCAAATGGTTTGAGAGCCCGATTCCACCAAAAGGCCTGAACCTGAACTTCCCGATGAGCGAAAAGGTTAAGGAGCTGATCGCTAACCCAAGCGACAAACCAGCGCCTGATGTAAAAATCTGA
- the glpD gene encoding glycerol-3-phosphate dehydrogenase: protein MNPSTLPAPPLAEVYDVAVIGGGINGVGIAADAAGRGLSVFLCEKDDLASHTSSASSKLIHGGLRYLEHYEFRLVREALAEREVLLAKAPHIVKQMRFVLPHRPHLRPAWMIRAGLFLYDHLGKREKLAGSKSLKFGPDSPLKSEITKGFEYSDCWVDDARLVVLNAMAAREKGAHIHTQTRCVSAHRSNGMWEMNMERADGSLFSIRARALVNAAGPWVAKFIKEDLKLDSPYGIRLIQGSHLIVPKLYEGAHAHILQNEDQRIVFTIPYLNHLTIIGTTDREYTGDPAKVAITQGETDYMLQVVNAHFKKQLSRDDIVHTYSGVRPLCNDESDNPSAITRDYTLSLSGGTGEAPILSVFGGKLTTYRKLAESAMAQLAPYFTQMRPSWTAKASLPGGENMTTPEALAEAIRAKFDWVPSEIARRWSTTYGSRTWRLLEGVQSLADLGDHLGGGLYTREVDYLCAEEWATQPQDVLWRRTKLGLFTTPEEQDNVQRYLSKVEQNRAKIEAA from the coding sequence ATGAACCCTTCCACCTTGCCTGCCCCACCGCTTGCCGAAGTCTATGACGTTGCCGTAATCGGTGGCGGGATCAATGGCGTCGGCATTGCAGCAGACGCAGCCGGGCGCGGTTTGTCGGTATTCCTTTGCGAAAAGGACGATCTGGCCAGCCACACCTCTTCCGCCAGCAGCAAGCTGATCCACGGCGGCCTGCGTTACCTCGAACATTACGAATTCCGCCTGGTGCGCGAAGCCCTGGCCGAACGTGAAGTGCTGCTGGCCAAGGCCCCGCACATCGTCAAGCAGATGCGCTTCGTGTTGCCACACCGCCCGCACCTGCGCCCGGCGTGGATGATCCGCGCCGGCTTGTTCCTGTATGACCACTTGGGCAAGCGCGAAAAACTCGCCGGCTCCAAAAGCCTCAAGTTCGGCCCCGACAGCCCGCTGAAAAGCGAAATCACCAAAGGCTTCGAATACTCCGACTGCTGGGTCGACGACGCCCGCCTGGTGGTACTCAACGCCATGGCCGCCCGCGAAAAAGGCGCGCATATCCACACCCAGACCCGTTGCGTCAGCGCGCACCGCAGCAACGGCATGTGGGAAATGAACATGGAACGCGCCGATGGCAGTCTGTTCTCGATCCGCGCCCGGGCACTGGTGAATGCGGCCGGCCCATGGGTCGCCAAGTTCATCAAGGAAGACCTGAAGCTGGATTCGCCTTACGGCATCCGCCTGATCCAGGGCAGCCACCTGATCGTGCCGAAACTGTACGAAGGCGCCCACGCGCACATCCTGCAGAACGAAGACCAGCGCATCGTCTTCACCATTCCGTACCTGAACCACCTGACCATCATCGGCACCACCGACCGCGAATACACCGGCGACCCGGCCAAAGTGGCGATTACCCAGGGTGAAACCGACTACATGCTCCAAGTGGTCAATGCCCACTTCAAGAAGCAACTGAGCCGTGACGACATCGTCCACACCTATTCCGGCGTGCGCCCACTGTGCAACGACGAATCGGACAACCCGTCGGCCATCACTCGCGATTACACCCTGTCGCTGTCGGGTGGCACGGGCGAGGCGCCAATCCTGTCGGTGTTCGGCGGCAAGCTGACCACCTACCGCAAACTCGCCGAGTCGGCGATGGCCCAACTGGCCCCGTACTTCACGCAGATGCGCCCAAGCTGGACGGCAAAAGCCAGCCTGCCTGGCGGTGAAAACATGACCACGCCAGAAGCATTGGCCGAAGCCATCCGCGCCAAGTTCGACTGGGTGCCAAGCGAGATCGCCCGCCGCTGGTCCACCACCTACGGCAGCCGCACCTGGCGCCTGCTGGAAGGCGTGCAATCGCTGGCTGATTTGGGCGACCACCTCGGTGGCGGCCTGTACACCCGCGAAGTCGATTACCTGTGTGCCGAAGAGTGGGCGACGCAACCGCAGGACGTGCTGTGGCGCCGTACCAAACTTGGCCTGTTCACCACCCCAGAGGAACAGGACAACGTGCAGCGTTACCTGTCCAAGGTGGAGCAGAACCGCGCAAAGATTGAAGCGGCCTGA
- a CDS encoding DeoR/GlpR family transcriptional regulator: MNLPPRQQQILELVRERGYVSIEEMAQLFVVTPQTIRRDINQLADANLLRRYHGGAAYDSSVENTAYAMRADQMRDEKQRIGEAIAAQIPDHASLFINIGTTTESIARALLNHNHLKIITNNLNVATMLSAKDDFDVLLTGGNVRRDGGVVGQASVDFINQFKVDFALVGISGIDEDGSLLDFDYQEVRVSQAIIANARKVILAADSSKFGRNAMIRLGPISLVDCLVTDQQPVPALVQLLNEHKVRLEVV, from the coding sequence ATGAATCTGCCTCCCCGCCAGCAACAAATCCTCGAACTGGTCCGCGAACGCGGCTACGTCAGTATCGAGGAGATGGCGCAGCTATTCGTTGTCACCCCGCAAACCATCCGCCGCGATATCAATCAGCTGGCGGACGCCAATCTGCTGCGCCGCTACCACGGCGGCGCGGCCTATGACTCCAGTGTCGAGAACACCGCGTACGCCATGCGTGCCGACCAGATGCGCGATGAGAAACAACGCATCGGCGAAGCCATTGCCGCGCAAATCCCTGATCACGCCTCGCTGTTTATCAATATCGGCACCACCACTGAGTCCATCGCGCGCGCGCTGCTGAACCACAATCACCTGAAAATCATCACCAACAACCTCAACGTCGCCACCATGCTCAGTGCCAAGGACGACTTCGATGTGCTGTTGACCGGCGGTAACGTGCGCCGTGATGGCGGTGTGGTCGGCCAGGCGAGTGTCGACTTTATCAACCAGTTCAAGGTCGACTTTGCGCTGGTGGGCATCAGCGGTATCGATGAAGACGGCAGTTTGCTCGACTTTGATTATCAGGAAGTGCGGGTTTCCCAGGCGATTATTGCCAATGCGCGCAAAGTGATCCTGGCGGCGGACTCAAGCAAATTCGGGCGCAATGCCATGATTCGCTTGGGGCCGATCAGTCTGGTGGACTGTTTAGTGACGGATCAGCAGCCGGTGCCGGCGCTGGTGCAGTTGTTGAATGAGCATAAGGTCAGGCTGGAAGTAGTTTAG